One part of the Coregonus clupeaformis isolate EN_2021a unplaced genomic scaffold, ASM2061545v1 scaf0385, whole genome shotgun sequence genome encodes these proteins:
- the LOC121548297 gene encoding dynein regulatory complex subunit 4: MPPKKKAAAKSAKRKTPTVVDGLSTEEMSKEQLEEHIVRLREELDREREERNYFQLERDKIHTFWEITKRHLDERKADLRNRDREMEEAEECHQVEIKVYKQKVKHLLYEHQNSISELKGEGVVSTKLMQKEHADLENELCKGMRTLKVDFKEQELSNENLVMGLKLKNNQEITKTRNDFERQVREIEAKYEKKMQVLRQEQDLRRKTEIHEIEERKNSHINTLMKNHEKAFSDIKNYYNDITLNNLALINSLKEQMEEMKRKEERLEKDMAEVLLQNKRLTEPLQRAKEEVTELQKQLGNYEKDKTSLAGAKARLKVADKEMKDLRWEHEVLEQRFSKVQVERDDLYKKFTQAIQEVQQKSGFKNLLLERKLGALTNTLEKKEAQLNEVLSASNLDHTALSVVTRKLEEVLDSKNIAIKDLQYELVRVCKAHNDLLRTYEAKLQAFGIPMEELGFKPLESSVAGHSLGQGPAGLVSAPT, translated from the exons ATG CCACCCAAAAAGAAGGCCGCAGCCAAGTCTGCCAAAAGGAAGACGCCCACAGTAGTAGATGGCCTTTCCACGGAGGAGATGTCGAAGGAGCAG CTGGAGGAGCACATTGTGCGGCTGCGGGAGgagctggacagagagagggaggagaggaactaCTTCCAGCTGGAGAGGGACAAGATCCACACCTTCTGGGAGATCACAAAGAGACACCTGGACGAGAGGAAGGCAGACCTGCGGAACAGAGACCGGGAGATGGAAGAGGCTGAGGAGTGCCACCAAGTAGAGATCAAG GTGTACAAGCAGAAAGTGAAGCATCTGCTATATGAGCACCAGAACAGCATCTCAGAGCTGAAGGGAGAGGGCGTGGTCTCTACCAAGCTGATGCAGAAAGAGCACGCCGACCTGGAGAACGAGCTCTGCAAGGGCATGCGCACCCTCAAGGTGGACTTTAAGGAGCAGGAGCTCTCTAACGAGAACCTCGTCATGGGCCTCAAACTG AAAAACAACCAGGAAATTACCAAAACGAGAAATGACTTTGAGAGACAAGTGAGAG AAATTGAGGCCAAGTATGAGAAGAAGATGCAGGTGCTGCGTCAGGAGCAGGACctgaggaggaagacagagatCCATGAGATCGAGGAGAGGAAGAACAGCCATATCAACACGCTGATGAAGAACCACGAGAAGGCCTTCAGCGACATCAAGAACTACTACAACGACATCACCCTCAACAACCTGGCCCTCATTAACTCACTCAAG GAACAAATGGAGGAAATGAAGAGGAAGGAGGAGCGTCTGGAGAAGGACATGGCAGAGGTGCTGCTGCAGAACAAGCGCTTGACAGAGCCCCTGCAGAGGGCCAAGGAGGAGGTGACCGAGCTGCAAAAACAACTGGGCAACTACGAGAAGGACAAGACCTCACTGGCG GGGGCCAAAGCACGTCTGAAGGTCGCAGACAAGGAGATGAAAGACCTAAGGTGGGAACACGAAGTGCTAGAACAGAGGTTTAGTAAG GTCCAGGTGGAGCGTGATGACCTGTATAAAAAGTTCACCCAGGCCATCCAGGAGGTGCAGCAGAAGAGTGGCTTTAAGAACCTCCTGTTGGAGAGGAAACTGGGGGCTCTGACCAACACCCTGGAGAAGAAGGAGGCTCAGCTCAACGAGGTGCTGTCTGCCTCCAACCTGGACCACACCGCCCTCAGTGTGGTCACACGCAAACTGGAG GAAGTTTTGGACTCCAAGAACATCGCGATCAAAGACTTGCAGTATGAGTTGGTGCGGGTTTGTAAG GCCCATAATGACCTGCTGAGGACCTATGAGGCCAAGCTGCAGGCCTTTGGGATCCCTATGGAGGAGCTGGGCTTCAAGCCACTGGAGAGCAGTGTGGCTGGACACTCCCTGGGCCAGGGCCCCGCAGGCCTGGTGTCTGCCCCCACATGA